A segment of the Romboutsia sp. 13368 genome:
GGTATTAAATTTATTTCAACATTTTTATTAGCTAAATTAACCCAATTTCCGTTTTTGATGTTTTCTTCATCTCCATCATAAAACATCCATCTTCCATCTTTTGTTATTCCTATAGTAAAAATATTATATTTATCTTTATTAATATGCTTATAAATCGAAGCTGTCGATAATAGTGAAACTTCGTGTTCACCTGATTTTCCACCAAATATTAAAGCCACATTTATTTTATTCATAATCTGTTCACCTTTCTGCTAATATTTATTCACATCAAATATTATATGCATTTTGCTATCTAAATGATTATTATAGTTTATTTTTACAAAAAAATAAAGGAGCAAAAGCTCCAATATCGCCATTTTAATTATATATTTTTCTATTTTGCAAATACGTGGTTTCCTATCCTCATATATGGATTTAGCGTCTTTATCCATTTACATGTAGCTATATCTGGATTCCAAAAGTAAATTGCTCTATTTGTTGGATCTTTTCCATATAATGCTTCTTGTGCTGCCGTGTAAGCAGACTCTGTAGGTTGCATATTTATAGAACCATCTTTGACAACAGAAAATGCATTCTTTTGGTATATAACATCTCTTATTGTATTAGGGAACCTAGGGTCTTTTACTCTATTTATAACGACAGCTGCCACAGCAACTTGTCCTTCATAACTTTCACCTCTAGCTTCACCTGTAACCAACTTAGATAAAAGTAATAATTCTTCATTTGTTATATTTATTACTTCTTTATTCTGTTGTTTTATACTTTTAGCTTGAATTGAGGATGCTTTTGTATCATAATTTACATCTATTTCATTGGAATATATTAGTTTTGTAGGAGTAAGCACACAAGTCAATACTAATATTAAAACTTTAAGCTTATAACACCTATCCATAAATATTGTCACTCCTTCAATGTTCTTATTTATTTATTATATCCTGTAATATTTCAACTATCTTAAATTTTATTTGAACTCTATTCACCTGTTTTTTATTACTTTGAGTTATTAACTCATATTCTTCTTCAGTTAATACTTCTCTCAATTTTTCATCTGTTTCTTTATCTATAATACCTTTTTGTTCATCTACAAAGCATAACGGTGGGAACATAACGCACCACCAGTTTTTGCCGCTACCCTCACCTATTATTATTCTTAACGCTTTATATTCTCCCGCAGGAAGAACTACATTAGAATACTGTTTAGTTGGAAATTGGCTATAATCTATTCCTACCTTTACATCATATTCATATCCATTTTCTAAAATAATATCTTTACTTATATTTTCAAGTTCTTCATATTCACTTTTTATTATTTTTTCACTTTCCTCTATACTATTAGAAAGTGCTAACTTTGGTTGTAAATAATCTATAACTGCATCTCTTACTTTTAATTTTAAATTTTGATCTTCATCTGAATCGCTATTTGCTATAACATGAAATCTTATTAACTTATTTTTATAATCTTCTGATGCTGTACTTATTTTCTTTACTTCCCCACCAATTGATACTGTCATAGTTGATATAACTACAATTAAACTCAAAATTAATATACTTAATCTTATTTTTATTCTATTAATCATTATTAATCCCCCTCAAAATATTACTATTTTGAGTATTTCCATTTTATATTGATTTATACATTTCTATAAAAATATTTTTTAGTTTTGAGTTTAGAGCCTTTTTAAACATAAAAAATNTYWTAGTTTTGAGTTTAGAGCCTTTTTAAACATAAAAAATATCATCGGTTAAATTTAATAATTTTAATTTATACCAATGATACTTCTTATTATGATTCTTTAGTCTTTGAAGTTGTTTCTATCATGAAATTTTCAGCTTTTTGAATATGTTCCATAGCATATTTTTTAGCTAATTTACTATCTCCTGTTTTTATTGCATCTAATATCATTTTATGTTCTTCTATTATTTTTACAGTAGAATCATAATCTGATACATATGTAAATCTAAATCTATAAACTTGTTCCCATAAAGAATTTATTAATTGATGTAATTTTTTATTATTTGTTGCTTTAAATATACACTCATGAAACTCTACATCTTTTTTCAGTAAATATTCTACATCTGACTCATTTACACTATCTTTAAATTCATCAACTATAGATTCTAATTTTTTTATATCTTCATCTGATATTCTTTCAGCTGCAAGGGAAGCTGCTAATCCTTCTAAACTAGCTCTTATTTCTAAAACATCTATTATATCTTTTAAAGACATATCAGCTACATAAGCACCTTTTCTTGGAAGCATAACAACTAGCCCCTCTAGTTCTAGTTTTCTAATAGCTTCTCTTACAGGTGTTCTACTTACTCCTAATTGTTCAGCTAATTGAACTTCCATAAGTCTTTGTCCAGGTTTTAATTTACCTTCTACTATAGCTTCTCTTAAATTTTCAAATACAACATCCCTTAGCGGCTTATATTCATCTAAATTCAACCTAGTCAAATTATTCATTAATTTCAACTCCTTTTTCACTACTTCTAACAACATAAACTTGGTTATATTTCTTAAGTAGCTCTCCCTTTCCTTTTAGGGCATCTTCTTGTTTTTCAAAAAGTCCAAAAACTGTAGGACCACTTCCACTCATCATAGATCCTAATGCATTATTATCTAACATTATTTTTTCTATATCTGATATTTCATTATGCATTTTACTTGTTACAGTTTCTAATACATTCACCATATTTTCTGATAATAATTTTATGTCCTCTTTTTCTAAACATTTTATTAATAATTCATTGTCTGGTCTATCTTTAATATTATCTAAATCTAATCCTTGATATACATCTTTTGTTGATACAAATAAATTAGGCTTGCAAACTAATATACTTTTATCTTTAGGTAATCCTTTAATATAAGTTAATTTTTCCCCTATGCCTTGTGCTAATGCTGCATTTCCTGATATACAAAACGGAACATCTGCACCTAGTGTAAGTCCTATTTCTTGTAACTGTTTTTCTGATAAATTAAGATTCCAAAGTTTATTAAGACCTACTAAAACTGCTGCTGCATTACAGCTACCTCCAGCCATACCTGCTGCTACTGGAATATTTTTTTCTATAAATATATCTAAACCACTTTTTATATTAAATTTATCCTTTAATACTTTTGCTGCTTTGTAAACAATATTATTTTTATTTAAAGGTATATCTAAACTATTACTATTTATATTAATTTCATCTATTTCATTTTCTGTTATTTTTATAATGTCATATAAATCTATGGTTTGCATTATCATTTCGACTAAATGATATCCATCTTCTCTTTTCCCTAGAACATCTATTGATAAATTTATTTTAGCTCTACTTTTTAATTCTATTGATTTCATTTTAGCCTCCTTAATATTTCTAATGCACTCTATGCTTAATATTTATATTATACTACAAAAAATAAAATAATAGGGGATTATAGCCCCTATTATTTTATTTTCATAGTTATATATTAATTACACATTTCAACTTTCTTTTCTAATATTAAGCATTTACTRTTTTCATAGTTATATATTAATTACACATTTCAACTTTCTTTTCTAATATTAAGCATTTACCTGATTTTAATGGTTCTTCTAATTTTAAGTCATTTAACTCAGCTATTTCAGATTCTGTTGTATTGTATTTCTTAGCTATATTCCAAAGAGTATCTCCATCTTTGCATATATATACTATTATACTTGGAGCATTAGATAAATCATAAGCACCTAAATCTTCGCCTTTTACTATAAAGCTTTCTGTCTTTTTATCTACCGCTTCTATAAATCTTTTTACTTTTACTGATAAATCTATTTCATCTCTATTTAAATCAAAATCTATCTTTTCTATACAAACTGTATTGAATATGCTACAAGTATCAGTTAAATTATCCACTGCTATATCATGCTCAAAAGGTACTTCTTCACTTATTCTATAAACAGCTTTTAAACCTTCTACAGGAACATATAGTATATCAACTTTTATTATCCCTTGTATTATACTTTTTCCATCTTCTATATATGAATTTTCTATAGATATAGAAGGGCAAACACTTACTATATCTTTTATTTGTATATCATCGTTACTATTTTTTATACTATCTCTTACTACAAATGTTTCTGTTTCACAATATACAGTTTTATTTACTTCCATTGTTCTATAGTCAAATTTTATTACTTTTTCAGGAGAATATGCATCTTGTAATATTTCTCTTGTTATTTCATCAGTAACTTTTACCTTGCAACCAACTGTACAATCTATTTCTAACAATCCAGTATTACTTTCATTATTTTGTTTAAATACATAATTTAATTCTCCCATAGATAATAAAGTCTCTTCTGTCATTCCTTCACATGCTCCTGGAACCTCTATAAATTGTGTAAAGTCTATTCCTATCTTATCTAGTTCAACTAATTCTCCGTCATATGTACACGCTAAAGGATTTATCTCTACAACTCCACCAACTATAACTTTATTATCTGATACTCTTGTTTCTTTTACCTTTGCATAAGGACTTAAACTTATTATTGATTGAACTTCTTCAGTATTTATAGTTATAGTATCTCTTATTGCACTTTCTGACTTTTCTATTCCTATAATATCTTGATAACTTATTTCTTTTCTGTGCTTTTGTACACCTTCAACTTGAGATACATCTTTTACAATATCAAGTCTTTGTTTTTCAAATATGCTTCCTCTTAAATTCATAAGAGCTCCTACTCTTATTTTTCTTTCATTCATTATAGTACAATCTACATGTTCTACTTCTGGATATATCATATATTCCATATCTGGAACTATTATATCTTTTTCTATAACTTCATTTATATCTATTTTTCCATCCATATTTGAAACTGTTGTTTTATCATCTGTCATATATATTACATTATAATTAAAACTACCTTTGCAAAGTATTCTTCCTTCTGCAAGTTCTACTTTCTTTAATGATATGTATCCTTCTGTTTTTATTATTTCATACACATCTGATTTTTTATCAGGTACAACTGCCTCTGCTTCTATAAACGTTTGAAACTTCCCAAAGTCTATTCTATTATCTACTTTTATTATATCTTTTATTAGTTCCATATTTGTCCTCCCATTTATTAAATATAAATATCACACTATATTTATATTTAATAAACAAAAAAAAAATTACACCTATTTTTGATAGGTATAATTTTAACTTACGTGTAATTTATCTTGATTCTTAAATACTTGCAATTTTACATTTGATGTTAATAAATCTGAATAACTATACGATACTCTCGAACATCCTTCATTTTCGCTATCTAGCTTTACAACAAACACACTTGGGTAGACTTTTTCTAATATCCCTCTTCTTGTAACAATCTGTTTTCTTCCCTTATTAGCCTTAAGTAGTATCTTTTTACCTAAATGCCTCTCTAAACTTTCCCTTATCTTATCTAAAGTTTGAACAGTGGCCATAATATCACCTTCTTTTAAACGTTTGTATGTTTACATAATATCACAAAGAAGTTTATTTGTCAAATGTTCAAACTAATTATTTTATATATTTTTACATGAAAAGTCAATATGTTTTTTATATATATTTTATATATATTTTATTTTTATTAATATAGCATTGATTTTGGCATTGCCCATCTAAATTTACCTCTTGTTTCAGAACCTCCTATACCCTTTATACCAGTTACGGTTTGTTCTATAACTTCTTCTATTGGAACTATAGTATCTATTCTTGAACATGCAATTTTTTCAACCACAAATACAGGATCTAATGCATGTATCATTATTCTACCAGGAGAACTAGCATAATTAGCTCCTGCTCTTAACAGTTGCTCATAGTTAGACTGACATGCTCCTGCAAATATAACCAAATTATCTAAATTAGGTTCCCATTTGCGAGCTTGTTTAACTGCCTTTATAAAATTTAAAGAGTTTCTATAATTATTTAAATCTGTTATATTTCCTTTTCTAGAAGTTAATGCATCATGACCAGTTATAACCAGTATATCTGGGTTATGTTTATCTAAAAGCGACAGAACTTCTTTATATTGATTT
Coding sequences within it:
- a CDS encoding cell wall hydrolase gives rise to the protein MDRCYKLKVLILVLTCVLTPTKLIYSNEIDVNYDTKASSIQAKSIKQQNKEVINITNEELLLLSKLVTGEARGESYEGQVAVAAVVINRVKDPRFPNTIRDVIYQKNAFSVVKDGSINMQPTESAYTAAQEALYGKDPTNRAIYFWNPDIATCKWIKTLNPYMRIGNHVFAK
- the spoIIR gene encoding stage II sporulation protein R — translated: MINRIKIRLSILILSLIVVISTMTVSIGGEVKKISTASEDYKNKLIRFHVIANSDSDEDQNLKLKVRDAVIDYLQPKLALSNSIEESEKIIKSEYEELENISKDIILENGYEYDVKVGIDYSQFPTKQYSNVVLPAGEYKALRIIIGEGSGKNWWCVMFPPLCFVDEQKGIIDKETDEKLREVLTEEEYELITQSNKKQVNRVQIKFKIVEILQDIINK
- a CDS encoding GntR family transcriptional regulator, coding for MNNLTRLNLDEYKPLRDVVFENLREAIVEGKLKPGQRLMEVQLAEQLGVSRTPVREAIRKLELEGLVVMLPRKGAYVADMSLKDIIDVLEIRASLEGLAASLAAERISDEDIKKLESIVDEFKDSVNESDVEYLLKKDVEFHECIFKATNNKKLHQLINSLWEQVYRFRFTYVSDYDSTVKIIEEHKMILDAIKTGDSKLAKKYAMEHIQKAENFMIETTSKTKES
- the ispE gene encoding 4-(cytidine 5'-diphospho)-2-C-methyl-D-erythritol kinase, yielding MKSIELKSRAKINLSIDVLGKREDGYHLVEMIMQTIDLYDIIKITENEIDEININSNSLDIPLNKNNIVYKAAKVLKDKFNIKSGLDIFIEKNIPVAAGMAGGSCNAAAVLVGLNKLWNLNLSEKQLQEIGLTLGADVPFCISGNAALAQGIGEKLTYIKGLPKDKSILVCKPNLFVSTKDVYQGLDLDNIKDRPDNELLIKCLEKEDIKLLSENMVNVLETVTSKMHNEISDIEKIMLDNNALGSMMSGSGPTVFGLFEKQEDALKGKGELLKKYNQVYVVRSSEKGVEINE
- a CDS encoding DUF3794 and LysM peptidoglycan-binding domain-containing protein, translated to MELIKDIIKVDNRIDFGKFQTFIEAEAVVPDKKSDVYEIIKTEGYISLKKVELAEGRILCKGSFNYNVIYMTDDKTTVSNMDGKIDINEVIEKDIIVPDMEYMIYPEVEHVDCTIMNERKIRVGALMNLRGSIFEKQRLDIVKDVSQVEGVQKHRKEISYQDIIGIEKSESAIRDTITINTEEVQSIISLSPYAKVKETRVSDNKVIVGGVVEINPLACTYDGELVELDKIGIDFTQFIEVPGACEGMTEETLLSMGELNYVFKQNNESNTGLLEIDCTVGCKVKVTDEITREILQDAYSPEKVIKFDYRTMEVNKTVYCETETFVVRDSIKNSNDDIQIKDIVSVCPSISIENSYIEDGKSIIQGIIKVDILYVPVEGLKAVYRISEEVPFEHDIAVDNLTDTCSIFNTVCIEKIDFDLNRDEIDLSVKVKRFIEAVDKKTESFIVKGEDLGAYDLSNAPSIIVYICKDGDTLWNIAKKYNTTESEIAELNDLKLEEPLKSGKCLILEKKVEMCN
- a CDS encoding Veg family protein gives rise to the protein MATVQTLDKIRESLERHLGKKILLKANKGRKQIVTRRGILEKVYPSVFVVKLDSENEGCSRVSYSYSDLLTSNVKLQVFKNQDKLHVS
- the yabG gene encoding sporulation peptidase YabG, producing MKIGDIVTRKSYNKDIVFRITGFNIDNKNEKIAILKGVAFRVIADAYLDDLEIVKVPDIKQILIDPFVENLIDQSVRNAQDREKNMSRVAPKLQTNPNIYGIPGKVLQIDGDKDYLKICLDVYTELGIPAVGVAIPEANQYKEVLSLLDKHNPDILVITGHDALTSRKGNITDLNNYRNSLNFIKAVKQARKWEPNLDNLVIFAGACQSNYEQLLRAGANYASSPGRIMIHALDPVFVVEKIACSRIDTIVPIEEVIEQTVTGIKGIGGSETRGKFRWAMPKSMLY